In the Meiothermus sp. CFH 77666 genome, AATGCTCAGGTAGGCGTCGGGCATCTTCACATATTTGCCCACAAAGGCCACCGTTACCTCGTCGGCGGGGTGTTTGAGCTTGCGCACGGCATTCTGCCAGAAGCTCAGGTTGGGCTGGATCGGCTCCAGGCCCAGCTTCTTCTCCACCACCCGGCCCAGGCCCTGCTCTTCCAGCACCAGGGGCATCTCGTAGAGGTACTGCACGGTGGGGCTACTGAAAACCTCACCCGCATGTACGTTGGTAAAGAGGGCTACCTTCCTGCGCACATCCTCGGGCACCATCTTTTCCGAACGCAGCACCAAAACATCGGGCTGAATGCCCACCCCGCGCAGGGTGGAGACCGAGTGCTGGGTGGGTTTGGTTTTGAACTCCTCGGACGCAACCAGATAGGGCACCAACGTCAAATGCAGGTACATCAAATCCTGGTCGTCCTCGTCGAACTGAAACTGGCGGATGGCCTCCAGGAAGGGCAGGCTCTCGATGTCGCCCACCGTACCGCCTACCTCCACCACCACAATCTCGGCGTTTTGCTCCTGGGCAGTGCGGCGAATACGGTCTTTGATCTCGTCGGTGATGTGCGGGATTACCTGCACGGTCTGGGAGAGGTACTCCCCGCGCCGCTCTTTTTGAATGACCGAGAGATAGACCTGCCCGGTGGTGATGTTGTTGGCGCGGGAGAGGTCTATATCGAGGAAGCGCTCGTAGTGGCCGATGTCCAGGTCGGTCTCGGCACCGTCGCCGGTAACGAACACTTCGCCGTGTTCGTAGGGCCTCATGGTGCCTGCGTCCACGTTGACGTAGGGGTCAATCTTGATGGCGGTCACGCGGTAGCCCCGCCCCCGCAGGATGGCTCCCAGGCTCGAGGTGAGAATACCCTTGCCCAAACTGCTGACCACACCGCCCGTGACAAAAATGTATTTCATAACAAACTCCCGTTTTGCGCCAGACGCTGTCCAGCGCCCTAAAAGCTCCTTTGCAAACGCTCAACCGGTACGGTGGAGCCGCCTCACTATCACGGGATTTGATCGTACCACGACCTGCCCCCCCTGTGTCCAGCCATGCGAGCACCATTCAGGCTTTTATCGTTTTCCCCTTTCCCTCTCCCCTTGCGGGAGAGGGTGGCGACAGCACCGGCTAGTTTGGTACTCCTTTTGCCAAATAGAACAATTCTGGCGGTAACCGCTGTCGCCGGGTGAGGGGTTGAAGCGACGATGCCCAGGCAAATGATAAGAGCCTGAACACCATTGGCATTGGCCGAGCACCTTTGCAAAAAAGTTTGACTTGGTACAATCTTGCTATGGCAGGGGCCATTCAACTCTCCCACCAGGTTGCAACGGGCATTTTTGCCATTCCGGTGCCCATCCCCTACCCCTTCAAGTACGTGAACTGCTACCTGCTGATGCCCGGCCCCGGTTCTTCCGACGGCCCGGTGCTCGTAGACTGTGCCCTGGACACCGCCGAAGCGCGGGCGGGTCTGGAAGCGGCCCTGCGCGAACACGGGCTGGGCTTTGGCGACCTCGAGCGCCTGATAGTCACCCATCACCACCCCGATCACTACGGCCTGGCCGGGCTTATCGAGGCTCAGGGCCCCACGGTGTGGATGCTGGATGTGGAGCTAGAGCGCGGCCACGTCTTCTGGACCGAGCCCGAGCGCATGAACCAGATGGGGCAGGCGCTCTTCCATCAACACGGCGTTACCGATGAGTACCTGGCCGACCTGGGGCAGGAGATGACCAAAACCCGCAGCCGGGTGCACCCCGCGCAGAACCCCCAGACCTTCCGCGATGGCGAGACCCTCCGACTGGCAGGTATACCCTACCGGGTGGTCTGGACCCCCGGCCATGCCGACGGCCATGCCATGTTGCTGCGCGAGGCGGATGGGGTGCTGCTGGCCGGGGATCAAATCCTGGAGCGCATCTCCCCCAATATCGGCATCTGGGCCTACTCCTACCCCAACCCCCTGAAGCACTACTTTGAGTCGCTGGAAAAAACCACCGCGCTGGGGGCCTCCCTGGCCTTACCGGGGCACTACCGGCCTATCCTGGATGTAGCAGGCCGTGCCGCCGAGCTGAAAGCCCACCACCACGAACGGCTGGGCTATCTGCTGGATCTTCTAAAGCCCACCCCGCAGACCTGCTGGCAGGTATCGCTCGAGCTTTTCCCCGGCAACCTCAACCTGGCCCAAAGGCGTTTTGCCTGGTCGGAAACCCTGGCCCACCTGGAGTATCTGGTGGCCGAAGGGAGGATAAAGAGGCTCGAGCAAGACGGGATTGTTCACTACAGCCGCTAATCCCTTACACAAACGCTCCGCCTCCCCGGCACGGCTCCCCGACTCGACCCTTAGACCTACAAAGGCCATTTATCCCCGCTTTGGGGCGCTAACCTTGGAACGCAGGAGGTCAGCCATGAGCAAGGTCTACAAGAAAGTGGAGCTGGTTGGCAGCAGTGCGGAGAGCCTCGAGGACGCCATCAAGGTCGCCCTGGCGCGGGCCCGCAAAACCCTCAGGAACCTGGACTGGTTCGAGGTCAAGGAGATTCGCGGCAGCCTGACCGATGGCTACGTGAACACCTACCAGGTGACGCTTCTGGTGGGCTTCCGGCTCGAGGAGGAGTAGAGCGGTTCCCACGAATAGTCGGTACGGCGGTTTTTGCCGTACCGACTACAATACGACGCACCGTGTGCGTCGTATTGGTGGGAAACGCGATAGTTCACCAGGCCAGGGCCAGGCCGTCGGCGCGGGGCTCGGTGGCCGCCAGGAAGGCGTCTTTTGGTTTCAGAATGATCTGACCCCGGCCAAAAGAGGCCCACTCGCTCTGCAAGACCACCTCGTGACCGCGCTCTTTGAGACCGTGTACCAGGTGGGCGGGTAGGCTGGGCTCGAGTTCCACCTGCTGGCTGCGCGTCCACTGCCAGCGGGGCGCGTCCAGGGCCGCCTGGGGGTTCAGACTGTAGTCTTCCAGGTTCACCACCACCTGCAGGTGGCCCTGGGGTTGCATGTGCCCCCCCATCACGCCAAAAGGCCCCAGGGGCTTGCCATCGCGGGTCAGGAAGCCAGGAATGATGGTGTGGAAGGGCTTCTTGGCAGGGGCGTACTGGTTGGGGTGCCCCTCTTCCAACACAAAACAGGCCCCCCGGTTTTGCAGCGAGATGCCGGTGCCGTCCAC is a window encoding:
- a CDS encoding CTP synthase, whose product is MKYIFVTGGVVSSLGKGILTSSLGAILRGRGYRVTAIKIDPYVNVDAGTMRPYEHGEVFVTGDGAETDLDIGHYERFLDIDLSRANNITTGQVYLSVIQKERRGEYLSQTVQVIPHITDEIKDRIRRTAQEQNAEIVVVEVGGTVGDIESLPFLEAIRQFQFDEDDQDLMYLHLTLVPYLVASEEFKTKPTQHSVSTLRGVGIQPDVLVLRSEKMVPEDVRRKVALFTNVHAGEVFSSPTVQYLYEMPLVLEEQGLGRVVEKKLGLEPIQPNLSFWQNAVRKLKHPADEVTVAFVGKYVKMPDAYLSILEGFRHAGIAHDARVNVKWVNAEDITDLGKAAELLGDVDGVLVGPGFGIRGVEGKILAARYARENRLPYFGICLGLQIAVIEYARNVLGLEGANSTEFDPYTPYPVIDLMPEQLEVEGMGGTMRLGNWPMRIHPETLLYKLYGKELVYERHRHRYEVNPAYVQRLIENGLTVSAVTPGVQGRGEGLVEAIELPQHPFFIGLQAHPELTSRPMRVSPPFSGFIGAALERKRRPTQSADSPALLR
- a CDS encoding MBL fold metallo-hydrolase, translating into MAGAIQLSHQVATGIFAIPVPIPYPFKYVNCYLLMPGPGSSDGPVLVDCALDTAEARAGLEAALREHGLGFGDLERLIVTHHHPDHYGLAGLIEAQGPTVWMLDVELERGHVFWTEPERMNQMGQALFHQHGVTDEYLADLGQEMTKTRSRVHPAQNPQTFRDGETLRLAGIPYRVVWTPGHADGHAMLLREADGVLLAGDQILERISPNIGIWAYSYPNPLKHYFESLEKTTALGASLALPGHYRPILDVAGRAAELKAHHHERLGYLLDLLKPTPQTCWQVSLELFPGNLNLAQRRFAWSETLAHLEYLVAEGRIKRLEQDGIVHYSR
- a CDS encoding dodecin; amino-acid sequence: MSKVYKKVELVGSSAESLEDAIKVALARARKTLRNLDWFEVKEIRGSLTDGYVNTYQVTLLVGFRLEEE